In the genome of Cellvibrio sp. KY-YJ-3, one region contains:
- a CDS encoding OapA family protein, protein MKHYYTIARSTLLEHVPRGHLAAAALLSAGLVILLGTDSNTTQSSTIIQSSNIPGLEIQGTETQAAPIAIPPVETIIQQIAAPAEKEPVDVAPPKPQWKEFTVQNGDNLSVLFKRAGLNDRAIYELFSDAKDAKDLRNIRPGQKMEFLVEDGRLNGLKYVVDELNSLTFDRGTKGFTSKEIALKPDVKYAFRQASIDSSLYMAGKRAGMPSNLTMEMANIFGWDIDFALDIQKGDSFKVMYEEQFLNGKKIGVGKVIAAEFTNGGKTFKAVRYTDKAGNSAYYTPDGRGMHKAFLRTPIEFARISSHFNLARKHPVLHIIRAHKGTDYAAARGTPIRATGNGKVSFAGRKGGYGNTVIIQHGQGIQTLYGHMNAFAKGMRNGARVSQGDVIGYVGSTGLASGPHLHYEFHVNGQVRNPVTVPLPKSIGIEKTELARFNETTRPLIAKLDQFKSSNRLAVANNDTSGN, encoded by the coding sequence ATGAAACACTATTACACCATTGCCCGATCGACCCTGCTTGAGCATGTGCCGCGCGGACACCTTGCGGCCGCAGCATTGCTCTCTGCTGGTCTAGTGATTTTGTTAGGTACGGATAGCAATACAACACAATCCTCAACGATAATACAAAGCAGCAATATCCCAGGACTGGAGATTCAAGGCACAGAAACCCAAGCCGCCCCCATAGCTATTCCTCCTGTAGAAACCATCATCCAGCAAATTGCCGCTCCGGCAGAAAAAGAACCTGTCGATGTGGCGCCACCAAAACCCCAATGGAAAGAGTTTACTGTTCAGAATGGCGACAACTTGTCGGTTTTGTTCAAGCGCGCTGGACTCAATGATCGCGCCATCTACGAATTATTTAGCGATGCCAAGGATGCCAAGGATCTGCGCAATATTCGCCCAGGCCAAAAGATGGAATTCCTTGTCGAAGACGGCCGCCTGAATGGCCTGAAATATGTTGTCGATGAACTCAATAGCTTGACCTTTGATCGCGGCACCAAAGGCTTTACCAGCAAAGAAATTGCACTTAAGCCCGACGTGAAGTATGCCTTCCGCCAAGCATCTATTGACAGCTCTCTTTATATGGCCGGCAAACGCGCAGGCATGCCAAGCAATTTGACCATGGAAATGGCAAATATTTTTGGCTGGGATATCGACTTTGCTCTGGACATACAAAAAGGCGATAGCTTTAAAGTGATGTATGAAGAGCAATTTCTGAATGGAAAAAAAATTGGCGTCGGCAAAGTAATAGCGGCGGAATTTACTAACGGCGGCAAAACATTTAAAGCAGTGCGCTACACCGACAAAGCTGGTAACAGCGCCTACTACACGCCGGATGGTCGCGGCATGCACAAGGCATTCCTCCGCACCCCCATTGAATTCGCTCGCATTAGCTCTCACTTTAATCTGGCACGCAAACACCCTGTTTTGCATATTATCCGTGCGCACAAAGGCACAGACTATGCTGCTGCACGCGGAACACCTATTCGCGCCACAGGTAATGGTAAAGTTTCCTTTGCGGGACGCAAAGGTGGCTATGGCAACACAGTTATCATCCAACATGGACAAGGTATACAAACACTCTATGGCCATATGAACGCATTTGCCAAAGGCATGCGGAATGGTGCCAGAGTGAGCCAAGGGGATGTGATTGGCTATGTTGGCTCTACCGGTTTAGCCTCAGGCCCGCACCTACACTATGAATTTCATGTAAATGGACAGGTACGCAACCCGGTTACAGTTCCGCTGCCAAAATCTATTGGCATAGAGAAGACCGAGCTTGCACGATTCAACGAAACCACACGCCCACTGATTGCCAAATTGGATCAATTCAAATCATCTAATCGTCTGGCAGTTGCAAACAACGACACCAGCGGCAATTAG
- the tyrS gene encoding tyrosine--tRNA ligase, with amino-acid sequence MTAIDTNFLQELQARGLIAQMTGGDAIVEHLNSGSRTLYCGFDPTADSLHIGSLVPLLMLKRFQLAGHKPIALVGGATGLIGDPSFKAQERKLNTADVVANWVDKLKCQVSQFIDFSCGQNSAEVVNNLDWVGKIDVLTFLRDVGKHFSVNNMINKESVKQRIEREGEGISFTEFTYMLLQSYDFSELYVRNACTLQIGGSDQWGNITGGIDLTRRMHGAHVFGLTMPLVTKSDGTKFGKTESGTVWLDAAKTSPYAFYQFWLNTADADAYKFLRYFTFLSVARIEAIEAEDVARQGKPEAQRILAEEVTRLVHGDAGLLAAQRITQALFSDELSGLSESDFLQLQQDGLPSSKLIRAEIIDLPLTQLLADAELAVSGKQIKDALVRNAVFVNGVAKSIDDNMQAANCFASGNAFFNRFYLVRVGKKKYHLFEVV; translated from the coding sequence ATGACAGCAATTGACACTAATTTCTTGCAAGAGTTGCAAGCCCGCGGACTTATTGCACAGATGACTGGCGGCGATGCCATAGTCGAGCATCTCAATTCTGGCAGTCGCACCCTTTATTGTGGCTTTGATCCGACTGCGGACAGTTTACATATTGGTAGCTTGGTGCCGTTGCTGATGCTCAAGCGCTTCCAGCTCGCCGGCCACAAGCCTATTGCCCTGGTGGGCGGCGCCACGGGGTTGATTGGTGATCCAAGTTTCAAAGCGCAGGAGCGTAAGCTCAATACTGCTGATGTGGTTGCTAATTGGGTTGATAAGCTTAAATGTCAGGTGAGTCAATTTATCGATTTTTCTTGCGGCCAAAATTCGGCCGAGGTTGTGAATAATCTGGATTGGGTTGGGAAAATCGATGTACTTACCTTTCTGCGCGATGTGGGTAAGCATTTCTCTGTCAACAACATGATTAATAAAGAATCGGTAAAGCAGCGTATCGAACGTGAGGGGGAGGGGATTTCTTTTACCGAGTTCACCTACATGTTGCTGCAGTCCTATGATTTCTCCGAGCTCTATGTTCGCAATGCCTGTACTTTACAAATTGGCGGTAGCGACCAGTGGGGTAATATTACCGGTGGGATCGACTTGACGCGCCGTATGCATGGTGCGCATGTGTTTGGTTTGACTATGCCGTTGGTGACCAAGTCGGATGGCACCAAGTTTGGTAAAACTGAGTCGGGTACTGTGTGGCTTGATGCAGCAAAAACATCGCCTTATGCCTTTTATCAGTTCTGGTTAAATACTGCCGATGCTGACGCCTATAAGTTCCTGCGCTACTTTACTTTTCTGTCGGTTGCCCGGATTGAGGCTATTGAAGCGGAAGATGTTGCTCGCCAGGGTAAGCCTGAGGCGCAGCGAATTCTTGCTGAAGAGGTCACCAGGCTTGTGCATGGCGATGCTGGTTTGTTGGCTGCCCAGCGTATTACCCAGGCGCTGTTTAGTGATGAGTTGTCTGGCTTGAGTGAGTCAGATTTCTTGCAGTTGCAGCAGGATGGATTGCCGTCGTCAAAGTTGATTCGCGCAGAAATCATTGATTTGCCGCTCACACAGTTATTGGCTGATGCCGAATTGGCTGTATCTGGAAAGCAAATTAAGGATGCATTGGTGAGAAATGCGGTATTTGTTAATGGTGTGGCTAAATCTATCGATGACAATATGCAGGCGGCTAATTGTTTTGCGTCAGGAAATGCTTTTTTTAATCGCTTTTATCTCGTGAGAGTGGGTAAGAAGAAATATCACTTGTTTGAGGTTGTATAG